The stretch of DNA CGTCCAGCCATTTCAAAAGCATGATCTCGGCTTTCCATCTGGCACGGTCCCGCAATCAATGAAAGAGAGGCTCTATTTGAAAAGATAACATTCCCAACTTTCACAATGGCATTTGATTTAAACATTATATCCCTCAAAAAGCAAATAATCCAATTTATGCATTAAACTAATCGGCTCTGTTCCACAGTGGCTTTAATAAAAGAAGAAAAAAGCGGGTGTGGATCAAATGGACGTGACTTTAATTCTGGATGATATTGAACACCTATGAACCATGGATGATCTACATATTCTATTGTTTCTGGCAAAATACCATCTGGAGACATACCAGAAAAAATCAAACCACACTGTTCTAGCTTGTCTTTATAATCAATATTTACTTCATAACGATGACGATGTCGTTCACAAATCCTTGTCCTCCCATAAATTTGGGCAATATGGCTGCCTACCTTTAATTCAGCTGCAAAAGCACCAAGGCGCATTGATCCACCAAGATTTCCACATTTTGTACGTTTCTCAAGAACATCCCCTTTGAGCCATTCTGTCATCAAACCCACAATTGGATTTTTTGTTTCGCAAAATTCACTTGATGAAGCATTTTCAATCTGTGCAATATTGCGCGCAGCTTCTATGCAAGCCAATTGCATTCCAAAGCAAATACCTAAAAACGGAACTTTAAGTTCCCGCGCAAATTGAATCGCTTGAATTTTACCTTCTGCACCACGTGCTCCAAACGCACCAGGAACCAAAATTCCATGAACTTTTTGCAAATAGGACGCAGATTCTTCTTTTTCAAGAAGTTCCGCTTCAATCCATTCAATATTAACTTTTACTTTATTGGCTAAACCACCATGCGCAATCGCTTCAGTAAGAGATTTATAAGCATCCTTCAATCCCGTATATTTCCCAACAACAGCAACTGTTACTTCCCCTTCAGGATGGTGAATCCGATGTGTAATATCTTCCCAACGATCCATTTTAGGTTTAGGTGTCGGATTTATTCCAAAAGCGGAAAGAACTTCTGAATCTAACCCCTCTTTATGATATGCTATGGGAACATCATAAATCGTTGGCATATCCAATGCCTGAATAACTGCATTTGGGCGAACATTACAAAAAAGTGATAATTTACTCCGTTCTGTTTCTGGAATAGGACGATCTGCACGTACCAATAAAATATCAGGGGCAATACCAATTGATTGTAATTCTTTGACCGAATGTTGTGTTGGTTTGGTTTTTAACTCACCAGCCGAAGAGATATAAGGCATTAATGTAAGATGTACATAAACAACACTTTGCCTCGGCAATTCATTTTGGAGCTGACGAATCGCTTCTAGAAACGGCATTGCTTCAATATCACCAACCGTTCCACCTATTTCACACAAAACAAAGTCAAATTCTTCGTTTTCCGTAGTAATGAATCTCTTAATTTCATCGGTAACATGAGGAATAACCTGAACCGTTGCCCCCAAATAATCACCACGTCGTTCTCGTTCAATGATATTGCGATAAATACGCCCTGTTGTGATATTATCTTGGCTATTTGCAGAACGGCCGGTAAAACGCTCATAATGACCAAGATCAAGATCGGTTTCTGCACCATCGTCAGTTACAAACACTTCCCCATGTTGATAAGGTGACATGGTACCTGGATCAACATTCAAATAAGGATCAAGCTTGCGAAGCCGTACACGGTACCCACGAGCCTGCAATAATGCAGCTAACGCCGCTGCAGCAATACCTTTTCCAAGGGAAGAAACCACACCACCAGTAATAAAAACATAACGTGCCATGGGCTTATGTTGATAAGCAGTTTATCATGATTTTTCCAGTAAAAAATGCAAAAAGAAACAATTTTTCTTCTATAAAATAAAAAAGGTGAAATAATCACCTTTTTTAAAATCTATACTTTCTTAAAAAACTATTTTATACTGTCATCCAGAATTGGATTTTCATGGACCGGTGGAACTGGATTTTCAACTTCAGGACCTGTAGGCTGTTTTTGCTCCTGAGGCAAAACCGAAGTATCTCCTAGCTGTTCAAGAATAGAAGGTTGAGACTCTCCACCTGATGATGGGACTGCTTCTGAAGCCCCTTTACTTGTGGAGTTCTGTTCTGAATTAACCGGAATACGTTTGAGAATATCAGAACTGGAATTTGATATACTCCCCACCACAGTAAGCCCAATGGACACAGCAAAAAAACAACATGCTAAAATAGCAGTCAAACGTGTTAAGGGATTTTTGGTCCCACGCGTCCTCATCAATCCAGAACCACTACTCACACCAAGCCCACCACCTTCCGAAGGCTGAATTAGTATAACGCCAACCAAAGTAATAACAACCAAAAAATGGATAACAATAAGTACTGTTTGCATAAACCCTGCTCTTCAAATAACTCTTCATGGCTATTTACACATAAATAACACATAATCCAAGAGGTAACCAAGATTCCTCTATTATAATTTACGATAAACATCGCAAATAGTTAAAAAATCAATCGCTTTTAAGCTTGCTCCACCTATCAGAGCACCATTAACATGCGTAGTCCCCAAAAGCTCAAATGCATTGGATGGTTTAACTGATCCACCATAAAGTAAACGCATTTTATCCCCTTCGTCACCAAAACGAGAGCGCATCTCATCACGAATAAAATTATGCACTTCTGCAACATCTGCTGAAGTAGCCGTATTTCCTGTGCCTATAGCCCATACAGGCTCATAAGCGATAATAACATTCTCTGCTGTTGCATCACTTGGCAAAGATTCCTTAAGCTGTCGCGTAAGTACATCCAACACTTTATTATTTTTGCGCTCCTCTAATGTTTCGCCAATACAAACAAGAGCAACAAGACCTGCTCGCCACGCCGCTTGCACTTTAGCGCAAACAATTGCATCACTCTCCTGATAAACTGTGCGACGTTCCGAATGCCCAATAATGACATGACTTGCTCCTGCTTCTTTAAGCATAAAAGCTGAAACATCTCCGGTATAAGGGCCATGATCATCAAAATGACAATTTTGCCCCCCTAAGAGAAGATTTTCACCACCTAAAGTATCAGAAGCACGCGATAAAAGTGTTGTTGGAACACAAATAAGCGCTTCAAACAAACGTCCTAAATCAGAGCTAACACCCGCAGCAATGGCACGCAATTCTCCAAGCGATTCACCAGTTCCATTCATTTTCCAATTTCCAGCAATAAAAGGCCGAATATTTGGAGACATATCTTCACCTCAAGAGCTATCACAACACATTGTTTATCTTTAGGTATCAAATTATAAAATGAAAGCAAGTCTTTAAGCTTGCATCTTTTGTATCTTTATTGCACATTCCGTTACTGCTTTGATAAATAATTTATGCCAAAATATGGAATTGAACGATGCTTGACATCTTAAGAAACGCTACAAAATCTTGGGTTGCTAGGATTTTCCTTGCTATTTTGCTCGTATGCTTCATCCTTTTATGGGGAATCCCACAATTACATACAAAGAGTGAAAGAGACCTTCTTACTTCGGGAAAATCCACAATAACTGTCGATGATTATCGTCTCGCACTTGCTGATCAAAGCGCACGTTTAGCACTCGCATCTCATCTTGGACGAATGTTTACACCAGATGAAATACAGCAATATAAAATTCCCGCTTTTGTTTTCACTCAGTTGCAAAAAGATGTACTGTTTGATGAACAGGTGCGTAAACTGAAAATTAGTCTTTCAAAAGATACGATGGCTCGTATTCTTGGTGCTGATAATATGTTTCAAATAAATGGCGTCTTTGATAAGAATTTATTTCGTAACTATCTTCAGAATTTACATATCAGCGAAAGTAATTTCCTTGATTATTACACCAAAAAAGAAAAGCGTAATCAACTCATTTCAGCTTCGCTATCTGGAATAAAGGCACCAAATCTCTTTTATAAAGCGCTCGCTCTTTATCAAGGTGAAAGCCGTATTGCCGATTATCTCGTTATTGATCTCAAAGAAAAGAAAACAATTTCTGACCCCGATCAAGAAACATTGCAAAAATGGTTTGAAACGCATAGAAATGAATTTCGTACCCCAGAATACCGTACTGTTTCTTTATTAACTATGACATCGGCTGAGATTGTAAAACTCAAAGATATTTCAGCAGATGAAGTGAAAGCCTTTTATACACAAAATACTTCGCATTTTAGGACTCCTGAAAAACGTACGATTGAAGAATTACGATTCCCTACACGCGAAGCTGCCGATAATGCGGCAAAAAAAATAGCCGATGGATTGAGTTTTGATGAGCTCGTTAAAGCTGAAAACAAAACTCTCAATGACGTAAAAAAAGGGCCTTTTACAGAGAATGACCTTTCTAGTCACCTAGCATCTGAAATTTTTGAACTCAAACAAGGGCAAATTAGCGCTGTCATCAATGACTTACAAGGTCCTGTCATCATTCGTGTAACACATATTGAACCTTCAGTCTCTATTCCCTTTGAAAAGGTAGAAGAAAATATTCGCCAAACACTCGCCCAAAATCGTGCTGTAGATGATATGCGTAACAATTATACAGCAATTGAAAATGCACGTTTTGAGGGAGCTTCTCTTAAAGAGCTTGCTGAGCAATACAAATTGCCTATGCGCACAATCACTATTGATAAAACAGGAAAGACGATTGAAGGCGTAATACTTACGGATTTACCCCAGAAAGATATTTTATTGAACGCCATCTATCAATCAAATGAAGGTATCGATCTTGATCCTCTCCCCCTTCAAAAAGGTGGATATCTCTGGTATAGAGTAGATAAAATTATCCCTGCCCGCGATAAAACATTTGAAGAAGCCAAGCGAGACGCGCTTTCCCAATGGAAAAGTGAAGAAGTCCAACGCCTTCTTGATGAAAAGGCCAAAGATGCCCTCAAACAACTCACCGAAGGGAAGACTCTCGTTTCTCTTGCCAAGACACTTGGTGTCATAAAACAAACAACACAAGCCCTACGGCGCCAAGACTCATCGGAAATTCTTGGAGCTGAAGGTGTTAAAGCGTTATTTTCTGGACCTAAAGGTCATTATGGCATAGTAAAAGGTCCAGTAGCAAAAAACCGTATCATTTATCAAATAAAGACCGTAACCATTCCTCAAGACATTACCGCTCATACTCTTTCATCTGATATCCGTACCAATATAGATATGATAATGAGAGAGGATCTAAAACTAGAAATGCTACAAATTGCTAATAAAGAAGACCCTTTGGAAATTAATAGCACGTATTATAACCAAATCTTCAACACTCTCCAGTAAAAATGTTGTAAATAATTTGTAGTATTTAGGTAATAAAATCGCAATCAGAGCTTCTCCTATAACTGAGGAAGAAAAGTAATTTTCTTTTTCGTTAGTATCAGAATGAGTAACGTCTGTAAAAATAATAAGGTTTTTTGCAAATTTGCAAGTCCGCAAAAAAGTAGTAGATACAATTTAAAGTATAGTTTTTTCAGTGTACAAAAATATTATCTATTCAAGCTGAGACTGTAGATGTTGTCATGATAAAAAATCATCAATTATAGTTTCATGGTTTTCCTACAGTTAGAAATTTTCTGTAGGATAAAAAAGTGATTTCTTTCATAAAACAGAAATCATGCATCACCAAAAATGTGCCCCATCCATACATTCATACATTTACATGCTGAATGTTATAAACCCAATATGACAAAAAAACAGCCGATGTATTGCATAAATTTGATCTTAGGTTTTTCATTTTCTAAACCATATACCGATATACAGCGCTAAACAAAATGAACAACTCATGAAAACAACATACGATATCTTCAACCTCATGAGTCCAATTCCTAACTGTTCTAAAATCATCCTTATCAACATGTTAGCAGTGTCTCCAGAATGATAAAAAAGGATTTGGATCATAATATCGCAGTTACCGTCAACACATTTACTGATTTTCCTGTTCTTGGATAATATTCTTTTATCCTTATAATATCTTTGGAAAATTACCACTTATTGCTGCCCTTGTTATCACCCAACAGCGATGAATCAATGGTAAAGTTGCACTTTCTTGAAAAACTGCGGCTCCCAACTGTACCGCTTTTTGAAGAGATGCTGGTATAATGGCCAATGGAAGAAATGCTGGTTTAAGCATTTTAGGCAAACCACTAGAATACTCGTAAAATTTGATATAACGATCTCGCGATAACGCTACCATAGCTTCAACAATGTAGCACTTTTGTTTATCACTGACACGATTAGCTTCCAAATCCTCCCTATCCACTCCTACAGCCTTTAGCATATCATCAGGTAAATAATATTGATATCGTGACTGCATGCATGATAAAAGGCGCAATATACCACTTAATCCTTGAGCAATCCCTGCATATTCATAAACATTTGTAAAATCTTGTGCCGCATCAGGATCTAATATCTGACAAGAAAGCTGTAAAATTATACTCGCTGTCTCGTTACAATAGAATTCGAGATCATGAAGAGTTGCTATTGGATTGTGGTAAAGATCTAAAATCTGTGCATCGCAGTAACGTAAAAAAGCTGTTTTAGGCAAATTAAAAAGCGTCATTGCTGTAAACAAATCACTCAGAATCGGATTATTTTTATTCTTTTGCATTTCACCATTAGCGATAGAGTCATACCACCAGCGTAATCGTATCTCACCGATAAGCGGATTATGTACACTTTCACGAATACGAGAAACTTCTACATTAAAAGCATAAAGAGCAGCTAATGCTCTACGCTTTTTTTTAGGTGCAAATAAAACCGATATATAGCGATCACGATCTGTGGCACGTAAAATACCAAGACAATAAGGAAGAAAATCTATCATTTTATGACACCTATTAACTTCCTTTTTTAGTAATTAACATTCTATTTTTATTCATATTTAAAAATGATAGATGATCAAGTACAGCTAAAAGAATAAAACTTTCAAAGGTACCTCTACACTGTATTACGAATTAAAACTTCTTTTCTAGGTATTTTTTAGCAGCACCAAACAGCCAAAGTATTTTTATTTCTAAAAAGTTAACTTCGAGCTACAATATAGCCATTTTAGAATGAAAGTTAATAAACAGGGAAATTATTACAAAGACCTGTCGTTTGCATCTACGCTTCTACTAAAATGAAAGAGCAGATAATAATTACCTTGAAGCATAAACGAGTCAAATGCATAAAATTTCATTCGCTTTTACATGCAACCGAGAAAAGCTATTTGCCTTTCGATGTCAGAATATCTCATAGCATCACCTGCAAAACTATAAAAAACTAGAAAGAGGCAAAGGTAAAACATTTGAAAAACACTAATACGCTGTTTAAGGAGTTGGGCATTTGATACGTCGAGTCTGTGTGCTCAAAACAATTCAAGTGCAATCTGTTCAAAAAAAAAACGGAATGGCTGTTTGGATAGAGAAAGACATTGAGAAATATTATTACAAATAGCATCATGGAACGCATGAGCATATCTAAATTGAAGTATTTCTGTATACAGGTTTAAAGATGAGGGCGATGCAGTATGAATCGCTGAAAAAATAGAAAAAATGATATGATTTATCTAAATAGAAAAAAATAAATTTCAAACAGATGCCTTTCTTCCTATTTTACCTAAACTAAGAATCATTAAAATTAATCTTATCGAGCTTGAAACATTCATTTGTAGAAAAACTGCAAAAAACTAACCAAAACAAGTTTTTGCGCCTGTTTTATAATACTTGTACTCAAGCAGATAAAAAAAATCAGCGCAGAAATTTAAACAATCAGCAATAACATGCTCAGCAAAATCAGACATAGTAATGTCACAACTTAAAATCCTTTTTGACTGGACAGATGATAGAATACTATCTCTTTGTACAAAATATGCTAATTATAAAAGTTTCGCTCTTGAACCGACAAAAAAGCTCCCCCAAAAATGAGAGGTAGGAATAAAAAATTCTATAAAATCAATAAATATAATAATTTTCTTGTATTTAACTGAGGCATTCACTGTATTAAATAATCCATTATTCCACCGCAAATAATAACGCCGCAACTGCACGATCCTCAGCTAACAAAACATTAAATGTACGTACTGCTGCTCCCGTACTCATTGTATCTGATGAAATACGCTTTTCCCATAAAAGCACCCGTAATTCTTCAGGTAATCGCAATAATTCAATACCAGTACCTATTAACAAAACGTCAATATAAGATGATTCTTCTAAAACACGAGATATATCCCCTTGCGTGGGAATAGGTCCTACCATATCAATACCATAAATACCTGATGGCACACAGATAATAGAACCTCTATGAGACATATCAGCAAAACGAAATCCACCATTTCCATAAGCATCAATAGGTGCACGCCCTGGAAAATGTGCTTCACGGATTTGAATTGCATGGAACATAAGTAAGCATCCCTTATTTTTGAAAACTCAATTGCGTTTTCTTCTCCCCTTAAAAGTCAGAAAAGGGTTTATAGTAAACGTTGATATCTTAATCATAATCCATATAGCACAATATTGATGCAAAATCTTTTATGAGAAATACACCTTGGTAATACAATAAATATATGAAAAGTTCGCAATAAATCGTAACTAAATGCTACATTTATTGAAACAGATCATCTCTAAAAGAAAGATCTATCTTAACCTATTTGCTTAAAAACACAAAATCTCTGTTATACCAAAAACAATGACCTTATTCACAGGATAAGAGAATTTGCAGCAATACTCCGCAAATGAAATGTCTTTTATACAAAAGACAGCTCTTTTTATAAAAACTTGTCGTAAAAAAACATAACAAACTGCAATTATATTCTAAGATTCATTTTCCTTTGATACAGCCTTTTTCTCTTTAAATGCACTCACATTTTCTTTCGCTGTAGTTTTAGATTTTTGCAGTGTTTTTGTTTTAACATTAAATTTTGATTTTTTTTCCACAACCGGTTCGCCTTTAACACGAACATCAGCTAGTGTTGAGCGAATAACGCGAATATGTATACCATCACTAATTTCAACCTCTAACTCACCACTCTCATTGTAAACTTTCGTAATCTTGCCGATAATACCACCGCCGGTTATAACTGTATCACCACGACGCACAGCATTAAGCATTTCTTGACGTTTTTTCATTTGCGCACGCTGTGGACGAATTATAAAAAAATACATAATTGCGAAAATTAAAAGGAACGGAATAAAATTTACAAGTGAGGTCCCATTGGAAACACCGCCTGCAACTTGAGCATAAGCGTTAGTAATCAACATTTTTATCTCCTATAGATTAAACTTCAGGTATTTCTCACTTTAACTAAAATAAAATTTGGGCTCAGAAAAAAGCTTTTTAGAGGATCTATCATACAAAGCGATAACTACATAATGTAATTACAGCCTTATAGGAAGGTAATAAATCTTTAAGAGATAGAAGGCAACGGACAAAAACTTCTTAAGAACAGATTTATTTTTATATCATTAAATATAGACATTCTCACTAATCGGAGAAATAAATGATACAAAATAATTTTCCTCCCTGCCAATGATCCCATCCAACTGTTCTCCTTAGCCTTATACTTTTTCCATCGAAATACTCTTGATTTAAGAAATTTGTTTGTTTTCTTTGAAGCCATCTACTCTATAGATTTTCAAGATAAAGTCATTATGAGTTAGTTTTCTAGATACTTGATAGGATTGACAGGTAATGAATTCTTACGCACCTCGAAATAAACACGTGGAGTTTTGACATTTCCTGAAACACCAGACTTAGCAATCTCATCTCCACGTCGTACCTTTTGTCCTTTGTCA from Bartonella taylorii encodes:
- a CDS encoding CTP synthase; the protein is MARYVFITGGVVSSLGKGIAAAALAALLQARGYRVRLRKLDPYLNVDPGTMSPYQHGEVFVTDDGAETDLDLGHYERFTGRSANSQDNITTGRIYRNIIERERRGDYLGATVQVIPHVTDEIKRFITTENEEFDFVLCEIGGTVGDIEAMPFLEAIRQLQNELPRQSVVYVHLTLMPYISSAGELKTKPTQHSVKELQSIGIAPDILLVRADRPIPETERSKLSLFCNVRPNAVIQALDMPTIYDVPIAYHKEGLDSEVLSAFGINPTPKPKMDRWEDITHRIHHPEGEVTVAVVGKYTGLKDAYKSLTEAIAHGGLANKVKVNIEWIEAELLEKEESASYLQKVHGILVPGAFGARGAEGKIQAIQFARELKVPFLGICFGMQLACIEAARNIAQIENASSSEFCETKNPIVGLMTEWLKGDVLEKRTKCGNLGGSMRLGAFAAELKVGSHIAQIYGRTRICERHRHRYEVNIDYKDKLEQCGLIFSGMSPDGILPETIEYVDHPWFIGVQYHPELKSRPFDPHPLFSSFIKATVEQSRLV
- the secG gene encoding preprotein translocase subunit SecG, producing MQTVLIVIHFLVVITLVGVILIQPSEGGGLGVSSGSGLMRTRGTKNPLTRLTAILACCFFAVSIGLTVVGSISNSSSDILKRIPVNSEQNSTSKGASEAVPSSGGESQPSILEQLGDTSVLPQEQKQPTGPEVENPVPPVHENPILDDSIK
- the tpiA gene encoding triose-phosphate isomerase, with the translated sequence MSPNIRPFIAGNWKMNGTGESLGELRAIAAGVSSDLGRLFEALICVPTTLLSRASDTLGGENLLLGGQNCHFDDHGPYTGDVSAFMLKEAGASHVIIGHSERRTVYQESDAIVCAKVQAAWRAGLVALVCIGETLEERKNNKVLDVLTRQLKESLPSDATAENVIIAYEPVWAIGTGNTATSADVAEVHNFIRDEMRSRFGDEGDKMRLLYGGSVKPSNAFELLGTTHVNGALIGGASLKAIDFLTICDVYRKL
- a CDS encoding peptidyl-prolyl cis-trans isomerase; this translates as MLDILRNATKSWVARIFLAILLVCFILLWGIPQLHTKSERDLLTSGKSTITVDDYRLALADQSARLALASHLGRMFTPDEIQQYKIPAFVFTQLQKDVLFDEQVRKLKISLSKDTMARILGADNMFQINGVFDKNLFRNYLQNLHISESNFLDYYTKKEKRNQLISASLSGIKAPNLFYKALALYQGESRIADYLVIDLKEKKTISDPDQETLQKWFETHRNEFRTPEYRTVSLLTMTSAEIVKLKDISADEVKAFYTQNTSHFRTPEKRTIEELRFPTREAADNAAKKIADGLSFDELVKAENKTLNDVKKGPFTENDLSSHLASEIFELKQGQISAVINDLQGPVIIRVTHIEPSVSIPFEKVEENIRQTLAQNRAVDDMRNNYTAIENARFEGASLKELAEQYKLPMRTITIDKTGKTIEGVILTDLPQKDILLNAIYQSNEGIDLDPLPLQKGGYLWYRVDKIIPARDKTFEEAKRDALSQWKSEEVQRLLDEKAKDALKQLTEGKTLVSLAKTLGVIKQTTQALRRQDSSEILGAEGVKALFSGPKGHYGIVKGPVAKNRIIYQIKTVTIPQDITAHTLSSDIRTNIDMIMREDLKLEMLQIANKEDPLEINSTYYNQIFNTLQ
- a CDS encoding phytoene/squalene synthase family protein, giving the protein MIDFLPYCLGILRATDRDRYISVLFAPKKKRRALAALYAFNVEVSRIRESVHNPLIGEIRLRWWYDSIANGEMQKNKNNPILSDLFTAMTLFNLPKTAFLRYCDAQILDLYHNPIATLHDLEFYCNETASIILQLSCQILDPDAAQDFTNVYEYAGIAQGLSGILRLLSCMQSRYQYYLPDDMLKAVGVDREDLEANRVSDKQKCYIVEAMVALSRDRYIKFYEYSSGLPKMLKPAFLPLAIIPASLQKAVQLGAAVFQESATLPLIHRCWVITRAAISGNFPKIL
- a CDS encoding Mth938-like domain-containing protein — its product is MFHAIQIREAHFPGRAPIDAYGNGGFRFADMSHRGSIICVPSGIYGIDMVGPIPTQGDISRVLEESSYIDVLLIGTGIELLRLPEELRVLLWEKRISSDTMSTGAAVRTFNVLLAEDRAVAALLFAVE
- the yajC gene encoding preprotein translocase subunit YajC — encoded protein: MLITNAYAQVAGGVSNGTSLVNFIPFLLIFAIMYFFIIRPQRAQMKKRQEMLNAVRRGDTVITGGGIIGKITKVYNESGELEVEISDGIHIRVIRSTLADVRVKGEPVVEKKSKFNVKTKTLQKSKTTAKENVSAFKEKKAVSKENES